The following proteins are encoded in a genomic region of Opitutaceae bacterium:
- a CDS encoding site-specific DNA-methyltransferase produces MIRAYRDTWTLGVHSYLAYLKQRLILARELLSDSGSIFVQISDENLHRVRAVMDEVFGSENHSASITFLKTTSQASNLLPEVCDYLLWYSKDRSGAKFRRPLKRKEPGGDGSDEYTLAQDSKGAKSLFNSEARKSGKVPDGVKLLRLDNLRSQGATRSGSNPFFHDGVEYPCGSNMHWKTNDDGLKRLSKAERLFGRGEGATLCYLRYFDDFAAFSVGNVWTDMASGDNQSLKKLYTVQTLPKVIQRCMLMVTDPGDLVLDPTCGSGTTAFVAEQWGRRWITIDSSRVAVAIARQRILTACFDTYKTKDPISGVDPSAPQNPAHGFCYKTVPHITLKSIAQNKGLDAIFARHESILAARLTELNAALAVIAGSQLAALSQKLVAKLLAKHITEGANAVTDADQRRCFLPGTDPQLIQPAKKITDKQAKAYRSAIPPTAAWREWEVPFDADPDWPAPLAAALTAYRTAWRAKMDEVNAAIAANAEQEELVDQPELVKNVVRVSGPFTVESMRPPETSLKGEADESQAGPIGGAPGELEAFESTAAPERDVANAASHVDRMLSLLKHDGLTFLGNKHAKFTQLDRIESSFLHAEGELQAEDAKPHRVAVVIGPEFGSVTSFQVENALRVAHRRGYDDLVFAGFSFDATAQETIQAYNDEPRSEVRIHMAQIRPDVSMKDLLKKTLKVEQIFTVFGQPRTRVEMKGGEFVVHMDGVDLYDPVANALQATSAGKVAAWFIDTDYDNKVFCICQAFFPDKDAWEKLARALKTTLSEGAFEALTGTTSLPFKPGPRQCIAIKVIDPRGNEVMRVHRLDGKYEER; encoded by the coding sequence ATGATCAGAGCCTATCGTGATACGTGGACTCTCGGTGTTCACTCCTATCTGGCCTATCTCAAGCAGCGCTTGATCCTCGCACGAGAGCTCCTCTCAGATTCAGGCTCCATTTTCGTTCAGATTTCAGACGAAAATCTGCATCGCGTCCGTGCGGTGATGGATGAGGTGTTCGGTTCAGAGAATCATTCTGCGTCGATCACATTTCTGAAAACAACAAGCCAAGCATCGAATCTACTGCCCGAGGTGTGCGACTACTTGCTTTGGTATTCCAAAGACCGCTCTGGAGCCAAGTTTAGACGCCCCTTGAAAAGAAAGGAACCAGGTGGTGACGGTAGCGACGAGTATACGTTAGCACAGGATTCGAAGGGCGCGAAAAGCCTATTCAACAGCGAAGCCAGGAAATCCGGCAAAGTACCAGATGGAGTAAAGCTACTGCGTCTCGACAATCTGCGTTCCCAGGGAGCAACTCGATCTGGCTCAAATCCGTTTTTTCACGATGGCGTCGAGTATCCTTGCGGGAGCAACATGCATTGGAAGACCAATGACGATGGCCTAAAGCGCCTATCCAAAGCGGAGCGACTATTTGGTAGGGGTGAAGGCGCAACCCTCTGTTATTTACGCTATTTCGACGATTTCGCGGCTTTTTCAGTCGGAAACGTTTGGACTGATATGGCGTCTGGCGATAATCAGTCGCTTAAGAAGCTATACACTGTTCAAACGCTGCCCAAGGTCATACAGCGTTGCATGCTTATGGTCACAGATCCCGGTGACCTGGTGCTAGACCCCACTTGTGGCAGTGGAACCACAGCATTCGTCGCCGAGCAATGGGGTCGTCGCTGGATCACCATTGATAGTTCGCGTGTGGCTGTGGCTATCGCCCGGCAGCGCATACTTACTGCGTGCTTCGACACTTACAAGACCAAGGACCCGATCAGCGGCGTTGATCCAAGTGCACCGCAAAACCCAGCTCACGGGTTTTGCTACAAGACAGTACCGCACATTACACTTAAGAGCATTGCTCAGAATAAGGGGCTGGATGCCATCTTCGCCAGACATGAGTCGATCCTTGCCGCTCGCCTTACAGAGTTGAACGCTGCACTCGCCGTAATCGCGGGGTCGCAATTGGCAGCACTAAGCCAGAAACTCGTTGCCAAACTCCTAGCAAAACACATTACCGAAGGTGCAAACGCGGTGACTGACGCCGACCAGCGTCGCTGCTTCCTGCCTGGCACAGATCCCCAGCTCATCCAGCCGGCTAAAAAGATCACTGACAAACAGGCCAAGGCATATCGCTCTGCCATCCCGCCCACTGCCGCGTGGCGCGAGTGGGAGGTCCCTTTCGACGCCGATCCCGACTGGCCCGCGCCGCTCGCTGCCGCTCTCACAGCCTACCGCACTGCATGGCGTGCTAAGATGGACGAAGTCAACGCCGCTATTGCCGCCAATGCGGAGCAAGAGGAGCTGGTGGACCAACCTGAGCTGGTAAAGAATGTCGTTCGAGTATCCGGACCGTTCACGGTCGAGTCTATGCGGCCGCCTGAAACTTCGCTAAAGGGCGAAGCTGACGAGTCGCAGGCTGGCCCGATTGGCGGCGCCCCCGGGGAACTTGAGGCCTTCGAGTCGACCGCCGCGCCCGAGCGCGACGTGGCCAATGCGGCCTCGCATGTCGATCGAATGCTTTCGCTGCTGAAGCATGATGGTCTGACCTTCCTCGGAAACAAGCACGCCAAGTTCACCCAACTCGACCGCATCGAAAGCAGTTTCTTGCATGCCGAAGGTGAATTACAAGCCGAAGACGCCAAGCCCCACCGCGTAGCCGTCGTTATTGGGCCCGAGTTTGGCAGCGTGACCAGCTTTCAGGTCGAGAACGCCCTGCGGGTGGCTCATCGCCGCGGCTACGACGACCTTGTATTTGCCGGTTTCTCATTCGATGCCACTGCACAGGAGACGATCCAGGCATACAACGATGAACCGCGCTCCGAGGTCCGCATCCATATGGCGCAGATTCGCCCCGACGTAAGCATGAAAGACCTGCTCAAGAAGACTCTAAAAGTGGAGCAAATCTTCACGGTCTTCGGCCAGCCTCGCACACGGGTCGAGATGAAGGGCGGCGAATTCGTCGTCCACATGGACGGCGTGGACCTCTACGATCCCGTCGCTAACGCACTCCAAGCCACCAGCGCGGGCAAAGTGGCGGCATGGTTCATCGACACCGACTACGACAACAAGGTCTTTTGTATCTGCCAGGCCTTCTTCCCCGACAAAGATGCATGGGAGAAGCTGGCGCGTGCACTCAAAACCACCCTCAGCGAGGGAGCCTTCGAGGCACTGACGGGAACCACCAGCCTTCCCTTCAAGCCGGGCCCGCGGCAATGTATCGCCATCAAGGTCATCGACCCTCGAGGTAACGAAGTGATGCGTGTCCATCGTCTCGACGGCAAATACGAGGAGCGCTGA
- a CDS encoding Hsp70 family protein, producing the protein MRATAFGIDFGTTNSIVCAWGQNWLAEKRPVAFWDATSAGNRPHPSVVWYGPHGKPIVGREARQNMGAMANGMGHAFVASVKRKLGNNKEVGLVGGDRKAAWEVAVEIFRHLKEHAESREAMVRSGQKLTECVVTIPVGYDGRQRNEIRRAMQKAGLKLQTFLHEPFAAMVSHFYDPVQKLQGVSGKRTLVFDWGGGTLDVCLVEVSNDGSSVFELSHDGIADRAGDEFDQRMMSLITRKFLSRSPGGPTDLPIRGHALDRFRMAAEVSKIHLSSSLQHVVEVPSLFEAFGKLHDLEEAVTRAEFEEIAHDEIVAAEACVMRCLRAGGITENLVDQILLVGGTSNIPAVRSMMERIFGARVVVAFEPDAAIARGAAIVAAEGWVPYNVNDIGVVLADQSLFTILPSGAPLTASESKRYSFYCVDPRDGMARLILGERPRKGDRALRYLGDPLTISTPNVIENAGSLDRINAQFVVTEDATLRVTAQSAATGQEAAAEIHEVCFGLRIK; encoded by the coding sequence ATGAGAGCCACCGCCTTCGGTATCGATTTCGGGACCACCAATTCAATCGTGTGCGCTTGGGGCCAGAACTGGCTCGCCGAAAAACGCCCCGTGGCGTTCTGGGACGCGACAAGTGCGGGAAATCGCCCGCATCCCTCTGTCGTCTGGTACGGCCCGCATGGGAAGCCGATCGTGGGCAGAGAAGCTAGACAAAATATGGGGGCGATGGCCAACGGTATGGGCCACGCGTTCGTCGCCTCCGTGAAGCGCAAGCTCGGCAACAACAAGGAAGTCGGGCTCGTTGGCGGGGATCGCAAAGCCGCCTGGGAGGTGGCCGTGGAGATTTTTCGGCACCTCAAAGAGCATGCGGAGTCTCGCGAGGCGATGGTGCGATCAGGTCAGAAGCTGACGGAGTGCGTCGTAACGATTCCCGTCGGATACGACGGGAGGCAACGCAACGAAATCCGCCGTGCCATGCAGAAGGCTGGGCTGAAGTTGCAGACTTTTCTCCATGAACCGTTCGCGGCGATGGTCAGTCATTTCTATGACCCCGTGCAAAAACTTCAGGGCGTCAGCGGCAAGCGCACTTTGGTTTTCGACTGGGGCGGCGGCACACTAGACGTATGCCTGGTCGAGGTAAGCAACGACGGTTCCAGCGTTTTCGAGTTATCTCATGACGGCATCGCTGACCGAGCGGGGGACGAGTTTGATCAGCGAATGATGTCTCTCATTACGCGCAAATTCCTGAGCAGATCACCGGGAGGCCCCACGGATCTTCCAATACGCGGCCATGCCTTAGATCGCTTCCGAATGGCGGCAGAAGTCTCCAAGATTCACCTGAGTTCGAGCCTTCAGCATGTCGTGGAGGTCCCAAGTCTATTCGAGGCGTTCGGCAAGTTGCACGACTTGGAGGAAGCCGTCACCCGGGCGGAGTTCGAAGAAATCGCACATGACGAAATTGTTGCAGCAGAGGCATGTGTAATGCGCTGCCTGAGGGCAGGGGGTATAACCGAGAATCTCGTAGATCAAATTCTCTTGGTTGGCGGCACGTCCAACATTCCGGCAGTTCGATCGATGATGGAGCGTATCTTCGGAGCGCGTGTCGTTGTAGCGTTCGAGCCAGACGCAGCGATCGCAAGAGGAGCGGCGATCGTTGCTGCTGAAGGATGGGTGCCATACAATGTGAACGATATTGGCGTGGTCCTCGCGGATCAGAGCCTCTTCACGATCCTTCCCTCAGGGGCTCCTCTCACTGCCAGTGAAAGTAAGCGTTACAGCTTCTATTGCGTTGATCCTCGTGACGGGATGGCACGTCTTATCTTGGGCGAACGACCACGGAAAGGGGACCGCGCGCTTCGGTATCTGGGAGACCCACTGACGATCAGTACACCGAATGTAATCGAGAACGCGGGCTCGCTGGATCGAATCAACGCGCAGTTCGTAGTTACTGAGGACGCGACATTGCGGGTTACGGCGCAATCTGCCGCGACAGGCCAAGAGGCGGCGGCGGAGATTCATGAAGTATGCTTCGGCTTACGCATAAAATGA